TTTGAGTTTCAATCTTGCGATCGTACTCCCCAGGTGGATTACTTAAAACTTTCGCTTAGCCACTGACTGTGTATCGCCAACAGCGAGTAATCATCGTTTACGGCGTGGACTACCAGGGTATCTAATCCTGTTCGCTCCCCACGCTTTCGTACATCAGCGTCAGTTATACCTTAGTAAGCTGCCTTCGCAATCGGTGTTCTGAGTAATATCTAAGCATTTCACCGCTACACTACTCATTCCGCCTACCTCAAGTATACTCAAGTAATACAGTTTCAATGGCAGTTCTACAGTTGAGCTGCAGGATTTCACCACTGACTTATATTACCGCCTACGTACCCTTTAAACCCAATAAATCCGGATAACGCTTACACCCTCCGTATTACCGCGGCTGCTGGCACGGAGTTAGCCGGTGTTTATTCATATGCTACCTTCAGCTACTTTCACGAAAGTAGGTTTATTTGCATATAAAAGAAGTTTACAACCCATAGGGCAGTCATCCTTCACGCGGGATGGCTGGTTCAGACTTGCGTCCATTGACCAATATTCCTCACTGCTGCCTCCCGTAGGAGTCTGGTCCGTGTCTCAGTACCAGTGTGGGGGATCATCCTCTCAGAACCCCTAGACATCGTTGCCTTGGTAAGCCGTTACCTTACCAACTAGCTAATGTCACGCATGTTCATCTTGTACCGCCGGAGCTTTAATTATCGAGCCAGGCGACTCAATAATACTATGAGGTATTAATCCAAATTTCTCTGGGCTATCCCTCTGTACAAGGCAGATTACATACGCGTTACTCACCCGTGCGCCGGTCGTCGTCTGGTAGCAAGCTACCTCCGTTACCCCTCGACTTGCATGTGTTAGGCCTCCCGCTAGCGTTCATCCTGAGCCAGGATCAAACTCTTCGTTGTATAAAAAGTTAATTAATTTAGCTCAACAAAAACTCAAAAATCTATTGATTGACGGTTGCTTTTTGTACTTGTCATTATCAAAAAAATATCTTCAAAGAACTTATTTCTTATTTCATCCATCGTCGCCGTTGCGCCGATGTTTTTGCGGTTGCAAAGATAAATCATTTTATCTTTAAACTCCAAATGTTTTTTCATTTATTTTTCGTCTCCGAAAAACTAAAAAACATTGAATCAAAACCATTAAGAACTCGCTATCGTTTTTCTCGAAAGCGTTGCAAAGAAAGGGCTTTTTTTGCTTTACTTCCAAATAAAAAAACAGTTATTACTCGAATAAATTCTATTCACCTTAAAATCAAACACATTAAATTTAAAGCAAAAAAAACAGCCCATAATTAACTTTTATAAACAACTACCCTAAAGAAGTCATATATACAAGTATAGTAGTATGATCTACAGCAACAGATGTAATAGACCTTTATATTTATAATACTTTTTTGGATTAGTCATAGTTATTTTATAACTTCACTAACATATAAATAACCAAAAGGCCTCTAAAAATCTCCACTTTAAATGAAATGAGATAATGTTTAAATGCAAAAACTGAACACTTTTCTACAAACATAGAGGATTTTCAACTACAAAGGACACAACTAATGTAATGTTTAGATGTGTCCTTTGTAATATATATTCTACCTTATCTTCAACCAAATATCATGAATAATTAAATACGACTCAACAACAAAGCCCCTAAGTTTAGACATCGTTTTAACCAGCAATTCAAATCATTAAACCTTTTCCATCAAAGATTCTACGCTTTGTCCAATTAAAATAACAGTAGGAGTAGGCAATGGATTGTCTTTTACAATTTGTGCAAAATTTGATAAATCACCAGAAATCATACTTTGGTCGACATATGAGACTTTGGAGATTGCAGCTATCTTAGTAGAAGGACTTACATCATACAACAACAACTGCTCTATTATATTATCGATATTTTTAAGCCCCATGTACAAGACAAGTGGTGTTCCTTCTTTAATCATCAATGCAATAGATTCAAACTGCTTAAACTCATTAGTTGCAGTAGTTCCTGTACAAAAGAGTAAAGTTGTATTTACACACCTCTCCGTAATAGGTATTTGAAAATTATTAGCTGCAGCAATCCCTGCTGTCACACCTGGAACAAGTTCGTAAGAGACATTATGTTCCTTTAAAAAACGAATCTCTTCACCTCCACGCCCAAAAATAAGCGGGTCACCTGTTTTTAGGCGAACAACTCTCCTATTCTTCAAATAGCCATCCAACATCAAGTTATTAATACGTTCTTGACGTACACTCTGACTTTGCTTATCACAATGAGTTTTCCCAACATAAATTTTATCTGCATTATCAGGAATTACCTTAAGGATCTCTTCCCCCATTAGACTATCATACAAGACTACATCTGCATTTTTAAGCAACCTGTAAGCTTTGACCGTCAACAAGTCTGGATCACCAGGACCAGCACCAACAATCGAAACAGTATGTTTCATATTAATGATTAATAAAATAAAGATTTACTAAAAAAGACTGGATGAAGGAAAATGAATACAGTAGAGAGAAAGAGTGTCGAAATACTCTTAAAAAGAATACTCAATACCAAATTACTATTTACCACCAACTGTCCGAATGGTGTATGTAAACGACTATGATCAAACAGGTCTTCTGACTCGTCCTTCTATATACCGCCTTCCCATCTAAAATTACAACAGTGGCATTTTTAGGCATATAGATAAAGAAATAGGACTTACAGCAGCGAACAACTGTTCCGAAGTTTCATCGGATTCCCTCAAACTTAATATAAATAAGATTCGATCATATTTATTTATAATACTTTGCGAAGGTAATAAAATTGATTTAAATGGAAGGATTAATAGTAATATTGAGAATCCTTCTAATTAGTTTTTTATTTTAAAAGATAGATATAAAACTATAAGATAATCATTTATACATCAAATAGGTTTCTAAAAAATTCAATTAAAGTGCCTCAAGAGGAGAATTATATTTAAAACAATAAGCTGTCCTTTCAACTAAATAAGTAGACAACACAATCTTAAATTCATTCAGATCATTAGTTTCACAAAAGACAGGTAAAGACATTCCTTCTACTTCAGCAGCCTTTATATAGAAAGAACTTCTACTTGGATGAAATGGCATCACCCCATTAAACACTTCTCCCCAATGGTTATTTTCGATAATATTTTGGATAATCCCTATACAATCATCCCTATGAATAAGATTAACAGGAGCAGATCCATTTTTAATATCTGATTTACCAGATAGAAAACGTCCAGGAAGACGATCATAACCGATCAAACCACCAAAACGCAAAACTGTTGTTTCAAAACCTTTTTGCTCTTTTAATAGATTCTCAACCTGCAAAAGGGCAACACCACTATTCTTTTCAGGGACTCCAATAAATTTTTCATCAATCTCACCATTATTATTAGGGTATACAGAGGTACTACTTACAAGAATAACCTTTTTTATTTCCCCTTTTAAAATACAATCTAAAATAGATTTAAACTGTTTTAGATGATAGGAAACGATATCTTCT
The Prolixibacteraceae bacterium DNA segment above includes these coding regions:
- the cobA gene encoding uroporphyrinogen-III C-methyltransferase, with the protein product MKHTVSIVGAGPGDPDLLTVKAYRLLKNADVVLYDSLMGEEILKVIPDNADKIYVGKTHCDKQSQSVRQERINNLMLDGYLKNRRVVRLKTGDPLIFGRGGEEIRFLKEHNVSYELVPGVTAGIAAANNFQIPITERCVNTTLLFCTGTTATNEFKQFESIALMIKEGTPLVLYMGLKNIDNIIEQLLLYDVSPSTKIAAISKVSYVDQSMISGDLSNFAQIVKDNPLPTPTVILIGQSVESLMEKV